One genomic region from Yersinia canariae encodes:
- the guaB gene encoding IMP dehydrogenase: MLRIAKEALTFDDVLLVPAHSTVLPNTAELGTQLTATIRLNIPMLSAAMDTVTEARLAIALAQEGGLGFIHKNMSIERQAEEVSRVKKHESGVVTEPQTVTPTTTLRQVKELTARNGFAGYPVVTEDYELVGIITGRDVRFVTDLDQPVTAVMTPKERLVTVKEGEAREVVLQKMHEKRVEKALVVDDSFHLRGMITVKDFQKAERKPNACKDEHGRLRVGAAVGAGAGNEERIDALVAAGVDVLLIDSSHGHSEGVLQRIRETRAKYPNLQIVGGNVATGAGAKALADAGVSAVKVGIGPGSICTTRIVTGVGVPQITAIADAVEALEGTGIPVIADGGIRFSGDISKAIAAGASCVMVGSMLAGTEESPGEIELYQGRSFKSYRGMGSLGAMSKGSSDRYFQTDNAADKLVPEGIEGRVAYKGLLKEIVHQQMGGLRSCMGLTGCATINELRTKAEFVRISGAGIQESHVHDVTITKESPNYRMG; the protein is encoded by the coding sequence ATGCTACGTATCGCGAAAGAAGCTCTAACATTTGACGACGTTCTCCTGGTTCCAGCCCACTCCACAGTTTTGCCTAATACGGCAGAACTTGGTACTCAACTGACTGCAACTATCCGCCTGAATATCCCTATGCTGTCCGCAGCAATGGATACCGTAACCGAAGCTCGTCTGGCCATTGCGCTGGCACAAGAGGGCGGTTTAGGTTTCATCCACAAAAATATGTCCATTGAGCGCCAGGCTGAAGAAGTCAGCCGCGTGAAAAAACACGAAAGTGGTGTTGTTACTGAACCACAGACTGTGACTCCAACGACCACCCTCCGTCAGGTTAAAGAACTGACCGCCCGTAACGGTTTCGCCGGTTATCCGGTAGTGACCGAAGACTACGAGCTGGTTGGCATCATTACTGGCCGTGACGTTCGCTTTGTCACTGACCTGGATCAACCCGTGACTGCGGTGATGACACCGAAAGAGCGTTTGGTCACAGTCAAAGAAGGCGAAGCCCGCGAAGTTGTTCTGCAAAAAATGCATGAAAAACGTGTCGAGAAAGCCCTGGTTGTTGACGATAGCTTCCATCTGCGCGGCATGATCACAGTAAAAGACTTCCAAAAAGCAGAACGCAAACCTAATGCTTGTAAAGACGAGCATGGCCGTCTGCGTGTTGGTGCTGCTGTTGGTGCCGGTGCTGGCAATGAAGAGCGTATTGATGCTCTGGTTGCTGCTGGTGTTGATGTTCTGCTCATCGACTCATCTCACGGCCACTCCGAAGGCGTTTTGCAACGTATTCGCGAAACACGCGCTAAATATCCTAACCTGCAAATCGTTGGCGGTAATGTGGCGACGGGCGCGGGAGCGAAAGCTTTAGCCGATGCTGGTGTCAGCGCGGTTAAAGTGGGTATCGGCCCTGGCTCAATCTGCACCACACGTATTGTGACCGGTGTTGGTGTTCCACAGATTACGGCGATTGCCGATGCGGTCGAAGCGCTGGAAGGTACGGGTATTCCGGTGATTGCCGACGGTGGTATTCGTTTCTCTGGTGATATTTCCAAAGCCATTGCGGCGGGCGCTTCTTGTGTCATGGTCGGCTCTATGTTGGCTGGGACTGAAGAGTCTCCAGGTGAAATCGAACTGTATCAGGGCCGTTCATTCAAATCTTACCGCGGAATGGGGTCACTGGGCGCGATGTCCAAAGGCTCTTCAGATCGCTACTTCCAAACCGATAATGCTGCCGATAAATTGGTACCGGAAGGTATTGAAGGGCGCGTGGCATACAAAGGTCTGCTGAAAGAGATTGTGCATCAGCAAATGGGCGGCCTGCGTTCATGTATGGGGCTGACCGGCTGCGCCACTATCAATGAATTGCGCACCAAAGCTGAATTTGTCCGTATTAGTGGTGCTGGCATTCAAGAAAGCCATGTTCATGATGTGACGATTACTAAAGAGTCACCAAACTACCGCATGGGCTAA
- a CDS encoding zinc ribbon domain-containing protein, with protein sequence MDALCPVCEKAMTEVSGHFHCSNCHGNFQQQAVCPDCAKSLQVLKACGAVDYFCQNGHGLISKSRVRFSYLPIV encoded by the coding sequence ATGGATGCGTTATGCCCGGTTTGTGAGAAAGCAATGACGGAAGTGAGTGGCCACTTTCACTGCTCTAACTGCCATGGCAACTTTCAGCAACAAGCAGTGTGCCCTGATTGTGCTAAATCCCTGCAAGTGTTGAAGGCATGTGGTGCGGTTGATTATTTTTGTCAGAATGGCCACGGACTGATTTCGAAGAGCCGCGTGCGCTTTAGTTATCTGCCGATAGTCTGA
- the der gene encoding ribosome biogenesis GTPase Der, translating into MIPVIALVGRPNVGKSTLFNRLTHTRDALVADFPGLTRDRKYGRAEVEGHEFIVIDTGGIDGTEDGVETKMAGQSLLAIEEADIVLFMVDARAGLMPADQGIAQHLRSREKATFLVANKTDGIDADTAAADFYSLGLGEVHAIAASHGRGVTQLIEDVMAPYMDAEEPEVELTDEEANAAYWAAQEADEDEIPEDEEDDFDPRTLPIKLAIVGRPNVGKSTLTNRILGEDRVVVYDLPGTTRDSIYIPMTRDEREYILIDTAGVRKRGKITETVEKFSVIKTLQAIEDSNVVLLVIDARDGISDQDLSLLGFILNSGRSLVIAVNKWDGMTEEARAQVKDMLDLRLGFVDFARIHFISALHGSGVGNLFESIQEAYDCSTKRVGTSLLTRIMQMAEEDHQPPLVRGRRVKLKYAHAGGYNPPIVVIHGNQVTDLSDSYKRYLMNYFRRSLKVMGTPIRIQFKEGENPFAGKRNTLTPNQMRKRKRLMSHLKKSK; encoded by the coding sequence ATGATACCTGTCATCGCGCTGGTCGGGCGCCCGAATGTGGGTAAATCCACTTTATTTAACCGCTTAACGCACACTCGTGATGCGCTAGTTGCGGACTTTCCCGGGCTAACGCGTGACCGTAAGTATGGTCGTGCCGAGGTCGAGGGTCATGAGTTTATTGTTATCGATACCGGAGGTATTGATGGCACAGAAGATGGCGTAGAAACCAAGATGGCGGGTCAATCGTTATTGGCGATTGAAGAAGCTGATATTGTCCTGTTTATGGTTGATGCGCGCGCCGGGCTGATGCCAGCGGATCAGGGCATTGCCCAGCATTTACGCAGCCGTGAGAAAGCCACTTTCCTGGTTGCCAACAAAACTGACGGTATTGACGCAGATACTGCTGCCGCTGATTTCTATTCATTAGGCTTAGGTGAAGTTCATGCTATCGCGGCTTCCCATGGCCGTGGTGTGACTCAACTGATTGAAGATGTTATGGCGCCTTATATGGACGCCGAAGAGCCTGAAGTTGAGTTGACAGACGAAGAAGCTAATGCGGCCTATTGGGCAGCGCAGGAAGCTGACGAAGACGAGATCCCAGAAGACGAAGAAGATGATTTCGACCCGAGAACTCTGCCAATCAAGTTGGCGATTGTCGGGCGTCCTAACGTAGGTAAGTCCACACTAACTAACCGTATCCTCGGTGAAGATCGTGTGGTGGTTTATGACCTGCCGGGTACCACCCGTGACAGTATTTATATTCCAATGACCCGCGATGAGCGCGAATATATTCTGATTGATACTGCGGGTGTGCGTAAACGCGGTAAAATTACTGAGACAGTTGAAAAATTCTCAGTTATTAAAACCTTACAGGCAATTGAAGATTCCAACGTCGTGCTGTTGGTTATTGATGCCCGTGATGGTATTTCAGATCAAGATTTGTCTCTGTTAGGCTTTATCCTCAATAGTGGGCGCTCACTTGTTATTGCGGTCAACAAATGGGATGGCATGACAGAAGAAGCCCGCGCGCAGGTTAAAGATATGCTAGACCTGCGCCTTGGTTTCGTCGATTTTGCCCGAATTCACTTTATTTCTGCCTTGCACGGGAGTGGTGTAGGTAACCTGTTTGAATCCATTCAGGAAGCTTATGACTGTTCAACCAAGCGAGTGGGTACTTCCTTACTGACCCGTATCATGCAAATGGCAGAAGAAGACCATCAGCCCCCGTTAGTTCGTGGTCGTCGTGTGAAGCTGAAATATGCTCACGCCGGTGGTTATAACCCACCGATTGTAGTTATCCATGGTAACCAAGTGACTGATTTGTCAGATTCTTACAAACGCTATCTGATGAATTATTTCCGCCGCTCACTGAAAGTTATGGGTACGCCAATTCGCATTCAGTTTAAAGAGGGTGAGAACCCGTTTGCGGGTAAGCGCAATACCTTGACGCCAAATCAGATGCGCAAACGTAAACGTTTGATGTCGCACCTGAAAAAAAGTAAGTAA
- the xseA gene encoding exodeoxyribonuclease VII large subunit, with amino-acid sequence MSQNSASSIFTVSRLNQTVRQLLEMEMGQIWLTAEISNFSQPSSGHWYFTLKDDRAQVRCAMFRNTNRRTTFRPQNGQQVLVRASITLYEPRGDYQLIAESMQPAGDGLLQQQFEQLKQQLAAEGLFDQNHKQSLPSPARQVGVITSSSGAALHDVLQVLQRRDPSLPVIIYPTAVQGADAPLQIVRAIQLANLRGECDVLIVGRGGGSLEDLWSFNDERVVRAIFNSRIPIVSAVGHETDVTIADFVADLRAPTPSAAAELVSRNQIELVRQIQGQQQRMEMAMDYYLAQRSQQFTRLEHRLQQQHPHLRLARQQTLLLKLQRRLEESAQSQIRLLSRRTERLQQRLVQAQPQGQIHRYHQRVQQQEYHLRQALERQLNSYRQRFGIACSQLEAVSPLATLARGYSVTQTPEGALLKTTKQVHTGDKLTTRLQDGWVESEITQINVVKKRRQRKTAD; translated from the coding sequence ATGTCACAAAATTCTGCTTCATCAATTTTTACTGTCAGCCGCCTTAATCAGACGGTGCGACAGCTGTTGGAAATGGAAATGGGCCAAATTTGGCTCACTGCCGAGATTTCCAACTTCTCCCAACCTTCGTCTGGTCACTGGTATTTCACCTTAAAAGATGACCGGGCGCAGGTTCGCTGCGCGATGTTCCGTAACACGAATCGCCGCACAACGTTTCGCCCGCAAAATGGCCAGCAAGTGTTGGTCAGGGCGTCAATCACGCTGTATGAGCCCCGTGGTGACTATCAGTTAATTGCCGAAAGCATGCAGCCTGCCGGTGATGGATTGCTGCAACAGCAGTTTGAGCAGCTTAAACAGCAACTGGCCGCAGAAGGGCTTTTCGACCAAAATCACAAGCAATCTCTGCCCAGCCCCGCCAGGCAAGTCGGGGTGATAACCTCATCCAGCGGTGCCGCGCTGCACGATGTTTTGCAAGTTTTGCAACGCCGCGACCCCTCTCTGCCAGTGATTATTTACCCGACCGCGGTGCAAGGCGCTGATGCGCCACTTCAAATAGTCCGAGCCATTCAATTGGCTAACCTGCGGGGTGAATGTGATGTATTGATCGTCGGGCGCGGGGGTGGTTCACTCGAAGATTTGTGGAGTTTTAATGACGAGCGGGTGGTGCGCGCTATTTTTAACAGTCGAATTCCCATTGTCAGCGCGGTCGGCCATGAAACCGATGTCACTATCGCGGACTTTGTTGCAGATTTACGCGCCCCAACCCCTTCAGCCGCCGCCGAGCTTGTCAGCCGTAACCAAATTGAGTTAGTTAGGCAAATTCAGGGGCAACAGCAGCGGATGGAAATGGCAATGGATTATTATCTGGCGCAGCGTAGCCAGCAATTCACCCGCCTTGAACATCGGCTGCAACAACAACATCCGCATTTACGACTGGCGCGTCAGCAAACACTCCTGCTGAAGTTACAGCGCCGCTTGGAAGAAAGCGCACAAAGCCAAATTCGCTTATTAAGCCGGCGTACTGAACGGCTACAACAGCGCTTAGTGCAAGCTCAACCTCAAGGCCAAATCCACCGTTATCACCAGCGGGTGCAACAGCAAGAATACCATTTACGGCAAGCCTTAGAACGCCAGCTTAATAGCTATCGTCAGCGCTTTGGTATCGCCTGCTCGCAATTGGAAGCAGTCAGCCCATTGGCAACGCTTGCCCGTGGCTATAGCGTCACGCAGACCCCTGAGGGTGCTTTGCTCAAAACCACCAAACAAGTGCATACCGGCGACAAGCTCACCACCAGATTGCAAGATGGTTGGGTGGAAAGTGAAATCACGCAAATCAATGTCGTAAAAAAGCGCCGCCAGCGCAAAACAGCCGACTAA
- the guaA gene encoding glutamine-hydrolyzing GMP synthase, which yields MTKNIHKHRILILDFGSQYTQLVARRVREIGVYCELWAWDVTEAQIREFNPSGIILSGGPESTTEHDSPRAPDYVFTAGVPVLGVCYGMQTMAMQLGGKVEGSNQREFGYAQVEIKTDSALIRDIKDAINPAGEAVLDVWMSHGDKVTAIPSDFVTVASTDTCPFAIMANEEKHFYGVQFHPEVTHTKQGQRLLERFVLDICACEALWTPATIIEDAIVRLREQIGEDHVILGLSGGVDSSVTAMLLHRAIGKRLTCVFVDNGLLRLNEADQVLEMFGDKFGLNIVHVAAEERFLTALAGVDEPEAKRKIIGRVFVELFDEEACKQDQVKWLAQGTIYPDVIESAASATGKAHVIKSHHNVGGLPKEMKLGLVEPLKELFKDEVRKIGLELGLPYDMLYRHPFPGPGLGVRVLGEVKKEYCDLLRRADAIFIEELHKADLYNKVSQAFTVFLPVRSVGVMGDGRKYDWVVSLRAVETIDFMTAHWAHLPYDFLGRVSNRIINEVNGISRVVYDISGKPPATIEWE from the coding sequence ATGACAAAAAATATCCATAAACATCGCATTCTGATTCTTGATTTCGGCTCGCAATATACCCAATTAGTAGCACGCCGAGTTCGTGAAATTGGCGTCTATTGTGAACTTTGGGCGTGGGACGTGACCGAAGCTCAAATCCGCGAATTTAATCCAAGCGGCATCATTCTTTCCGGCGGCCCTGAAAGCACCACTGAGCATGACAGCCCACGAGCGCCTGATTATGTATTCACAGCGGGTGTCCCGGTGTTGGGCGTGTGCTACGGCATGCAGACCATGGCGATGCAATTGGGTGGCAAAGTCGAAGGTTCAAATCAGCGCGAATTTGGTTATGCGCAGGTTGAAATTAAAACTGATAGTGCGCTTATCCGTGATATCAAAGATGCCATCAATCCAGCTGGTGAAGCAGTGCTGGATGTTTGGATGAGCCACGGTGACAAAGTGACCGCGATTCCGTCTGATTTTGTCACTGTTGCCAGCACCGATACCTGTCCGTTTGCCATTATGGCCAATGAAGAAAAGCACTTTTATGGTGTGCAATTCCACCCTGAAGTGACACACACCAAGCAAGGTCAACGTCTGCTAGAGCGCTTCGTTCTGGATATCTGTGCTTGTGAAGCATTGTGGACGCCGGCCACCATTATTGAAGATGCGATTGTGCGTTTGCGTGAGCAAATTGGTGAGGACCATGTGATTCTTGGTCTGTCTGGTGGTGTTGACTCATCCGTGACTGCCATGCTGCTGCACCGCGCTATTGGTAAACGTCTGACATGCGTATTTGTTGATAATGGTCTGTTGCGTTTGAATGAAGCGGATCAAGTGCTGGAAATGTTCGGTGATAAATTCGGTCTGAACATTGTTCATGTGGCAGCGGAAGAGCGCTTCCTTACAGCACTGGCTGGCGTAGATGAACCTGAAGCAAAACGTAAGATTATAGGTCGCGTTTTTGTTGAGTTATTCGACGAAGAAGCGTGCAAACAAGACCAAGTGAAATGGTTGGCGCAGGGCACTATTTATCCAGATGTCATTGAATCAGCAGCATCTGCGACGGGCAAAGCGCATGTGATTAAATCTCACCACAATGTGGGCGGCTTGCCGAAAGAGATGAAACTGGGGCTGGTAGAACCGCTGAAAGAGCTGTTTAAAGACGAAGTGCGTAAAATCGGCCTCGAATTGGGCCTGCCATACGACATGCTGTATCGTCATCCATTCCCAGGCCCAGGTTTGGGTGTGCGCGTTCTCGGTGAAGTGAAAAAAGAATATTGTGATTTACTGCGCCGTGCCGATGCCATTTTTATTGAAGAACTGCACAAAGCCGATTTGTACAATAAAGTCAGCCAGGCCTTTACCGTGTTCCTGCCGGTTCGTTCAGTCGGCGTGATGGGCGATGGGCGTAAATATGATTGGGTTGTTTCACTGCGTGCGGTTGAAACTATCGATTTCATGACTGCACATTGGGCGCATCTGCCATATGACTTCCTTGGCCGCGTATCAAACCGCATCATCAATGAAGTTAATGGTATTTCTCGTGTGGTTTACGATATCAGTGGTAAACCCCCTGCGACGATTGAGTGGGAATGA
- a CDS encoding AEC family transporter, giving the protein MSWETWSFAFGVTVPNLLMMLLGVLLRRCGLMDDRFCDGATRVVFNLALPCLLFFSVATNHVSLMDNLPLVIYGAVGTLLTFLLLEIAAKWLVKDPRERGVFVQGGFRANTAIVGLAFAMTAYGDEGVALGSMYLTVTVILFNMLSVITLTRSLQSGQGGKISKLALLRSIVTNPLIIGLVCGLAYAQTQLPIPPVIVQTGSYISALALPLALLCTGASLDWHAMFRSSNVAALSSVAKLFIVPILMTLGGVLMGFRGATLGIVFLFSATPTAAGSYVMTRAMGGNATLAANIIAITTVGSFFTTALGIYFLRSLGVM; this is encoded by the coding sequence ATGTCTTGGGAAACCTGGAGTTTTGCATTCGGTGTAACAGTACCTAACCTATTGATGATGTTACTCGGTGTTTTGTTACGGCGCTGTGGTTTGATGGATGATCGGTTCTGCGACGGTGCGACTCGGGTCGTCTTCAACCTGGCGCTACCTTGCCTGCTATTTTTCAGCGTTGCCACCAATCACGTCAGTTTAATGGATAACTTACCCTTGGTTATCTACGGTGCTGTCGGCACTTTACTGACATTCCTATTGCTTGAGATTGCTGCCAAGTGGCTGGTAAAAGACCCAAGAGAGCGCGGTGTGTTCGTGCAGGGCGGCTTCAGGGCGAATACCGCGATTGTCGGTTTGGCGTTTGCTATGACGGCCTATGGTGATGAAGGCGTTGCGCTGGGGTCGATGTACCTGACGGTGACGGTGATATTATTTAATATGTTGTCAGTAATAACATTGACCCGTAGCTTACAAAGTGGGCAGGGCGGGAAAATCAGCAAATTGGCATTGTTGCGCAGTATTGTTACTAACCCATTGATTATTGGTCTGGTATGCGGTTTAGCTTATGCTCAAACCCAGTTACCTATTCCTCCGGTGATTGTGCAGACTGGCAGTTATATCTCAGCCTTGGCACTTCCTCTGGCATTGCTTTGCACCGGCGCGAGTCTTGATTGGCATGCAATGTTCCGTTCTTCCAATGTGGCGGCATTATCCTCAGTAGCAAAACTATTTATCGTACCAATATTGATGACGCTCGGGGGGGTGCTGATGGGATTCCGTGGCGCAACATTAGGTATTGTTTTTCTGTTTTCCGCGACCCCAACTGCTGCGGGCAGTTATGTCATGACCCGGGCCATGGGGGGGAATGCTACACTTGCGGCGAATATTATTGCCATCACCACGGTTGGCTCATTTTTCACTACTGCGCTCGGGATTTACTTCTTACGTTCGCTGGGCGTGATGTAA